CTCAAGTTTCTTGGTCTTGCCGGCCACCGAAGCGTGAACGGTATGCAGGTTGGGATTCCAGCGCCGGGGTCCCACGTTATGGGCGTGGCTGATGGTATGACCGAAGCTGACGCCCTTGCCGCAGATCTCGCAAATGTTACCCAATGTATCTCTCCTTGTTTAAAATATTACGATGAAAACTATACTGCCGGCCAGTATAAGAACCGTCCGCAGTTGCCGCAGTTGGTGATGGTCTGGTTTCTCTTGACATTGGTGGCCTGGGAGGTGGGCATCATGATGTAACAGCCGCAGCAAACCCCGTTGATGACCGGCACCACCGGGCGCCCGTATTTCTGTTTCAGCTTTTTATACCGGTTCAGGATCTCGGGATCAACCTGTTTTTCAACCTCGGACAGCGCTTTGTTAAGGTGCTCCTGGCTGGCCTCGATCTTAAAACCCATGGCTTCCTGTTTGTTGGCCTCTTCGGTGGATTCCTTGATCATCAGTTCCAGGTCGTGCAGGGTTACCAGCAACTCCAGTTGGGGGTGTATCATTTTATCAGCTTCCGTTTTTAAAGTTTCTTTTCCAGTTCGTCCATCCGGAGGATGAAATCTTCGGGGGTATCCGCCGTGAACAGGGCGTCATTGGCGGTCAGCCCCTTGGCCAGCTGGGCGATCTTGCCCAAAACTATCAGGTACTGGTTCTGGGGGTCGTGGGGCGGGGCGATGATCAGAAAG
This genomic stretch from bacterium harbors:
- the rpmB gene encoding 50S ribosomal protein L28 yields the protein MGNICEICGKGVSFGHTISHAHNVGPRRWNPNLHTVHASVAGKTKKLE